In Zygosaccharomyces rouxii strain CBS732 chromosome F complete sequence, a single window of DNA contains:
- the RKM5 gene encoding S-adenosylmethionine-dependent methyltransferase (similar to uniprot|Q12367 Saccharomyces cerevisiae YLR137W Hypothetical ORF), producing the protein MVFHLKPFDVDNIHEHIFDRYTLLESLADGLSQDLGIHQRDEIVQVDIEPPITTKVKGKRKASKGLQPYNFTIRQSIAGLNSSSNANSTTGYVLWSTTPTFARWLLYDGNALPLREEDTDTSIPAIFSGSKSTAVVELGSGISGILPIVLGDQVDHYVCTDQKGILSKLKYNIEENLLQFNRRRCISEFLQIEPPSNEDQQRRNTRLEIMELDWEKFNGPTAQTHLTRISEECSTVHIVAMDVIYNDFLIDPFLKTLNHLRNYYLNEGLITHCIVGIHLRAQDVVEAFLERAILEYNLPICSVEDPFLEKTRVSLYYI; encoded by the coding sequence ATGGTATTCCACTTGAAGCCGTTCGACGTTGATAATATCCATGAACACATCTTTGATCGGTACACATTATTAGAATCATTAGCAGATGGGCTGAGTCAAGATTTAGGTATACATCAAAGAGATGAAATCGTTCAAGTAGACATCGAGCCTCCAATAACCACAAAGGTTAAGGGTAAACGCAAGGCGTCAAAAGGATTACAACCTTATAATTTTACCATAAGACAATCTATAGCAGGATTGAACTCTTCGAGTAACGCTAATTCCACCACTGGCTACGTCCTTTGGTCTACTACTCCGACATTTGCCCGATGGTTACTCTATGACGGCAATGCCTTGCCGCTTAGAGAGGAAGATACTGATACAAGCATTCCTGCAATTTTCTCAGGTTCGAAATCTACGGCAGTTGTAGAACTAGGTAGTGGAATATCCGGAATACTGCCCATTGTACTGGGGGATCAAGTCGATCATTACGTTTGCACGGATCAGAAGGGAATCCTCAGCAAATTGAAATATAACATCGAAGAGAATTTACTACAATTTAATAGGAGACGTTGCATTTCTGAATTTTTACAGATAGAACCACCCTCGAATGAGGACCAACAGCGCAGGAATACTCGCCTAGAGATAATGGAGTTAGATTGGGAGAAATTTAATGGTCCCACCGCTCAGACACATTTGACGAGAATTAGCGAGGAGTGTTCAACCGTTCACATTGTTGCCATGGATGTGATTTACAACGATTTTCTTATAGATCCATTTCTCAAGACTTTAAACCACCTGAGAAATTACTATTTAAATGAAGGTCTTATAACGCATTGCATCGTTGGAATACACCTAAGGGCCCAAGACGTTGTTGAAGCTTTCTTAGAGAGAGCAATCTTGGAATACAATCTGCCAATCTGTTCGGTGGAAGATCCATTTTTAGAGAAGACAAGAGTGAGCTTGTACTATATCTGA